Proteins found in one Sardina pilchardus chromosome 11, fSarPil1.1, whole genome shotgun sequence genomic segment:
- the LOC134095716 gene encoding uncharacterized protein LOC134095716, with protein MSLHTLVLLLLLVSITSASHFWGGTISFTPKGRNPDGSYRVDFRYKHTFDSCYSSTYWSNCRSGNCGFQTNLEQGIIDQSNGRYPSQYNWCQKEGVMTRSLSSDKPFQLTARSCCWISLRNGIGWWDLPILVDLGVRSDTTEPNRSPHATMISFVRVPRNCPRAYNFIGCDPDGDQFRCGTNRNLPSGFYLDQNTCNLHHTYSSSTGYYGFELYVEDFPNQHISLTYSDGTTSFRGPLHAARKRRSNWWGGYSTSTPLSTNQYTPWPAASSTPSTTTTTTTTNPTTPWWWWYQTQRITPAPTAAANPTTPWWWWYQTQSSTAAPTTAANPTTPWWWWYQTQRITAAPTAAANPTTPWWWWYQTQRITAAPTAAANPTTPWWWWYQTQSSTAAPTTAANPTTPWWWWYQTQSSTAAPTTAANPTTPWWWWYQTQRITAAPTPRPTTTTTTTSTTTSLPATTTPWSHYGTPLSRLPLQFVVYVDNTVPSCNEGEYLPKFLHPTPNNRERLHAAINRELEIRINATAFFSVVRDLIISGPLNITKDRTTSGEFVLRWTPRTDDLGQHFPICFIAESRLGGNFYQSEMRCVVVEVEHHQFAPEANVICTENFMAIELETSISESIQLHVDHLRLNDPSCTLYSNGTHVFANMSLNTCGTTVEEDQDSLFFKNEIVSFDNQNDVITRINQVEFQFFCKYPKRSSVTLEFDTHRGPYVFMQKGFGTFSYQFEFFHSSQFQYRKNPNSYPLEYGLGEMMYMQIEGMSSVNNTELFVESCKASPSDDPQAHTSYTIIENGCKKDETVKFYSNHDNKVKFGMKAFKFIGWHDQVFITCSVILCEAGNPNTRCSQGCTNATASPAVHHHHRREAPIQTTSHYISQGPVRLGRSADTRDAPSTVLNNGLNMNLVFIAGCLLIVSAMLCGAVIYTKRPKIAYKPLPTSDF; from the exons ATGGATCATACAGG GTGGATTTCCGCTACAAGCACACTTTTGATAGTTGCTATTCTTCTACGTACTGGAGCAACTGTAGAAGTGGAAATTGTGGATTTCAGACAAATCTGGAACAAGGAATAATAGATCAGAGTAATGGAAGATATCCATCCCAATACAATTGGTGTCAAAAGGAAGGAGTTATGACAAGAAGCCTTTCGAGTGATAAGCCTTTTCAGCTGAC TGCACGTAGTTGTTGTTGGATCTCCCTGAGAAATGGTATTGGATGGTGGGATCTTCCAATCTTGGTAGATCTTGGAGTTCGATCTGACACGACTGAACCGAACCGTTCTCCACATGCAACCATGATATCATTTGTCCG TGTGCCACGGAACTGTCCACGTGCATATAACTTCATAGGTTGTGATCCAGATGGTGATCAGTTCAGATGTGGAACCAATAGGAATCTACCCTCAGGCTTTTACCTTGATCAA AATACTTGCAATCTACACCATACCTACAGTAGCAGCACTGGCTACTATGGTTTTGAGCTGTATGTTGAGGACTTCCCAAATCAGCACATCAGTCTCACCTACAGCGACGGAACAACATCTTTTAGGGGTCCACTCCATGCAGCGCGCAAACGGCGTTCCAATTGGTGGGGGGGTTACTCTACTAGCACACCCCTCTCAACCAACCAATACACTCCTTGGCCAGCAGCCAGCAGCACACCCTCTACTACTACAACCACGACTACGACTAACCCAACAActccatggtggtggtggtaccaAACTCAAAGAATCACACCTGCTCCAACTGCTGCAGCCAACCCAACAActccatggtggtggtggtaccaAACTCAAAGTTCTACAGCTGCTCCAACTACTGCAGCCAACCCAACAActccatggtggtggtggtaccaAACTCAAAGAATCACAGCTGCTCcaactgctgcagccaatccaACAActccatggtggtggtggtaccaAACTCAAAGAATCACAGCTGCTCcaactgctgcagccaatccaACAActccatggtggtggtggtaccaAACTCAAAGTTCCACAGCTGCTCCAACTACTGCAGCCAACCCAACAActccatggtggtggtggtaccaAACTCAAAGTTCCACAGCTGCTCCAACTACTGCAGCCAACCCAACAActccatggtggtggtggtaccaAACTCAAAGAATCACAGCTGCTCCAACTCCAAGACCTACAACTACGACTACGACTACAAGTACTACGACTAGCCTCCCAGCAACGACTACCCCTTGGTCACATTATGGCACTCCATTGAGTCGACTTCCACTACAATTTGTTGTCTACG TTGATAACACAGTTCCATCCTGCAATGAGGGAGAGTACTTGCCCAAGTTCTTGCATCCCACTCCAAACAACAGAGAGCGACTTCATGCTGCCATCAACCGGGAGCTAGAAATCAGAATAAATGCGACAGCTTTTTTCTCAGT GGTCCGTGATCTCATTATAAGTGGCCCTCTAAACATCACAAAGGACAGAACCACCTCTGGGGAATTTGTCCTGAGATGGACACCCAGGACTGATGACCTTGGCCAGCATTTTCCCATCTGTTTTATTGCTGAGAGCAGATTGGG TGGCAACTTCTACCAGTCTGAGATGAGATGTGTCGTTGTTGAGGTTGAACATCATCAATTTG CTCCTGAAGCCAATGTGATTTGTACTGAGAATTTCATGGCTATTGAGCTGGAAACATCAATATCAGAGAGCATCCAGCTACATGTGGATCACTTGCGCCTCAATGACCCATCTTGCACTCTCTACTCCAATGGCACCCATGTCTTTGCCAACATGTCCCTTAACACATGTGGTACTACAGTGGAG gaagATCAAGACAGTCTCTTCTTCAAGAATGAAATTGTGTCATTTGATAACCAAAACGATGTCATAACCAGAATCAACCAGGTGGAGTTTCAGTTCTTCTGCAAGTACCCTAAGAGAAGCAGTGTGACCCTAGAGTTTGACACTCACAGAGGCCCTTACGTATTCATGCAAAAAGGATTCGGAACGTTCAGTTATCAGTTTGAGTTCTTCCACTCAAGTCAGTTCCAATATCGGAAGAACCCCAACTCCTATCCCCTGGAGTACGGCCTTGGTGAGATGATGTACATGCAGATTGAAGGCATGTCTTCAGTCAACAACACTGAGCTCTTTGTGGAGTCTTGCAAGGCCAGTCCCAGTGATGACCCTCAGGCCCATACTTCCTATACCATCATTGAAAATGG ATGCAAGAAAGATGAAACTGTGAAGTTCTACTCAAACCATGACAATAAAGTCAAGTTTGGAATGAAGGCATTTAAATTCATCGGATGGCATGACCAG GTTTTCATCACCTGTTCGGTGATACTGTGTGAGGCTGGAAACCCCAACACCAGGTGTTCTCAAGGCTGCACCAATGCCACTGCCTCACCTGCAGTGCATCACCATCACAGGAGAGAGGCTCCCATTCAGACCACCAGTCACTACATTTCCCAGGGTCCCGTGCGGCTCGGCAGGAGCGCAGACACCAGAGATGCTCCAAGCACAG TGCTAAATAATGGTTTGAACATGAATCTGGTTTTCATCGCTGGATGCCTGCTGATAGTTTCTGCCATGCTGTGTGGTGCAGTGATCTACACAAAGCGACCTAAGATTGCGTATAAGCCACTGCCAACCTCTGACTTTTAA